A region of the Emys orbicularis isolate rEmyOrb1 chromosome 6, rEmyOrb1.hap1, whole genome shotgun sequence genome:
TTTCCATAATGATTTTCACCTCAACTTCACCAAATTCCATTTAACAAGATGACAACATGGCAATGGAAATTATTCCTCAGTTCCCTTCATTTCTTCAAAACTCAACATTTGCAAGAATTTAATATTAGGTGAAATGCTTTTTAGTCTATCATTGATGCTCTTCTTCAACTTGTGATACTAATGCTGGTAAATGGTGGGCcagtcttctttctttctttctttctttctttctttctttctttctttctttctttctttctttctttctttctttctttacttaTATATGTGTTTAGCCATTGATCTTGATCATGGAAATTTCTGCTTAGAGATTAATGCCACAATCTGGGCCAATAACATTATAAGAATACAAATTTTGCCTGAAAATTGCCCAGTGTTTTTAAAGGCTAGATTGTGGCTTGGATTACACAACCAGGCAGAGGAGTAAGAACTTTCTTAACACCCCTATGCAGCCCACCTGGTAATGGGTTTTGGCACAAAGGAGAGAGCTGAGCAATGTGTCCACTAACTGTTTCCTTGGAATGGATAGGAGAAGTGGTGAGCTTTGGCTCCACTCCCTCTACTCTTTGGTCTCTAGTCAACACAGCAGATGAGGCAGTGTGGGGCTGTGGAAAATAATTTGTGGCTGGTATAGCCCAACACTAAATTACAACCCttcaggggccagagaggagcagagaggaaaTTGTGGTTCTTCCCTGGATGTTCCTGGAATGACATCACAATGTGCCACCACTATGGCCTGTGCTCTTGCAGCACAGTCTACCCTTAAATAAATAGCTCAGCTGCACCTCTATGTTGATGTTAGTTAATGCCTCAAGATCTGCCTTGCATTTGTCTGTTAGCAATAGACCATAATTAGGGTACCCACTGGGATTCCATTAATGCTTAGACATTTGAGGATGGCGAGCTGGAAGAgaggttgtttgtttttcataaacATGAGCAAATAAAGCAGTAATGGTTCATTTTCTAGTTTTATCCACTGCAGGCAAAATTCCAGAGTGTTTTTAGGATTCATAAtagcccttttaaaaattccagtttGCTTGTCCAAATGAGATATTACGGTATTATGTTTACGTAAGGGGAGACAGTTGAATGTCATTTGTTTTGTGACTCAAAGCTTCTTAATGAGGTACAAGAAGCACTTGTATTAAAAATTTAGCTACATTACTGTTAATACAATTGAATATTCTTGActgcttcattttgttttaagtacatcttggCATATGAGAGCTATCCAGTCTCACCAAAGCACTTCTGTTCACTACCATGGGTAAAATTTACTCCTATCCAGAGGATCAGTACAAGGCCCAGGCATTGCCCTCAAGTTAGGGTTTAAATAGGATTTAGTCTTTTTGCTGAGGCTCTGCACAGCAGTGAATTTCATCCCATGTAAACAGTACACAGTTACAATCGTATGCCTCAAACTTAAGAATTAATCAAGTATTATAATGTCGGTAttattctgggccagatcctcagctgatgcaaatcagcatcctccattaaagtcagtggagttataaaGATTTGAGGATCTGGTCTCACAACTTTTGTCAGTTCATATCCATTTGAAAGCTGTTGCATTGCAACCCTCAGCTGGAATAACTTTATTCcagttgttttaaataaaaccaaTCATGACATAAGAAAGAAACCCTCTATTTTGTATAAAGGAGAGAAATataatgaaatgttttattttggttttttttttgtattttattttaggcAAGGAATTCTCCAGCATGTTGATGTAATAAAAAATTTTTCTTTGACCAAGAATAGTGTTCGGATTGGACAGCTGATGCATTATGATTATTCCAGCCATAAGTATGTTTTCTCTATTAGCAATAACTTCAGATCACTGCTTCCAGATGTCTCACCTGTCTTGAATAAGCATTATAACATTTGTGCTGTTGTTGGAAATAGTGGAATCCTTACAGGGAGTCAGTGTGGACAAGAAATAGATAAGTCTGATTTTGTTTTTCGTTGCAACTTTGCTCCAACTGAGGCTTTCCAAAAAGATGTTGGAAGGAAAACCAACCTTACAACCTTCAATCCCAGCATCCTGGAAAAGTATTACAACAATCTTTTGACCATTCAGGATCGCAATAACTTTTTTCTAAGTTTAAAAAAGCTTGATGGGGCCATTCTTTGGATCCCAGCTTTTTTCTTCCACACTTCAGCAACTGTTACAAGAACATTGGTTGACTTCTTTGTTGAGCATAGAGGGCAATTAAAGGTCCAGCTGGCTTGGCCAGGAAATATAATGCAGCATGTCAACAGGTTTGTATTTTTCATGTATTTCACTCATTGAAACATATATCACTAATCAACTACTTTATTGATTTTTCATTCACAATTCACCTGATGTACAATGTCTAAAGGTTAGgacctaatcctgctcccattgaaggcaattgaagttttgccattgacttcaatgagaagcACAATTGCTCCCTTAAGGTGAAATTCCCACCCGTGCAAAAGAGTAGCACAAGGTCAATGTGGCATTTAATTCAGCATAAGTGGGATGTAAGTGGTTGCGTGGGTTTTGTGCTGTCCCACTGCACAAGAGTGAATCACACAATGAATATAGCACTAGAGCACTATCAACCTTTGCTGTAAGTATTATAAGCCAGCCTATAGCCAAAGTCATCATATAAACAAGGTGACTTGACATAAGCAGGGTTGCAGTTCAGAGTAGTTTAAATTCTAGGCACTCTTGTTCAGGTTGAAGACTGTAAATGCAATGCAATAATACTGGCATAAGTAGTGCATAGCCTTGTAATGGCTGTCTGCACAAGGGTTAATTTAACCCTAAGACCATGATCCTGCAGTTGTCTCCTCATAGACAAACGGAAGCCCATGTGTAGCCCAGATGGTGTCAGTGGGGTTCTGCAAAAGTGAAGGGATCTTTCTGCAGACAGGGaatactttgcaggattggggactaACAAACCAATGTCCTAATGGGCACCATTGCAGAGAGGCACAAAAAAGTCTGTGATAAACTTGTGCAAGGATAGCGTTTTCAGTAACAGTATGTTATACTCATGCTGTTTTAATAAGGCCTAACCTGAATAGTAACCCTAATATTATTCATATGATCACTTATGAATATTGACATTCTCCACCCACCATCCTGTTTTCTTATAAATCGTCATATACAGAATTTGTACCTGAATCAGCCTCTGCTTATTATTTCACAGGTactggaaaaataaacatttgtcaCCCAAGCGACTGAGCACAGGTATTCTTATGTATACTCTTGCTTCTGCAATATGTGAAGAGATCCACTTGTATGGGTTTTGGCCATTTGGATTTGATCCTAACACCAGGGAAGACCTCCCATACCATTACTACGATAAAAAAGGAACAAAGTTCACTACCAAGTGGCAGGAGTCCCACCAGCTGCCTGCAGAATTCCAGCTGCTCTACAAAATGCATGGTGAAGGACTAACTAAACTGACTTTGTCACATTGTGCCTAAGAACTTAAAACTTGAAGTGCCAAATGATTGTTTAAAAAGTGCCCAAAACTGAATTaaacattctttaaaatataattctaaaaaaaaaagaaaaaaacctaaaatattttccataataTAAAGATGCTTTTTAATCGCCCTTATCACAGCTCATCAAAAAGTTTCAGCATATTTAGCAATGCAGAAGTGTTTATCAAAATGTACTGACACTATTCATGGACCAGAAAAGTTTAAACTCTTTAAGATAGATATTTTGCATTTATAGATATGCTACTaaatacatgttttaaaatattttcatatatatattttaacattacACTAAATGCCTCTAACCTACAAATTTTAATGTTCCATGCAGATTAGAATTAGAACcgttagtttaaaatattttgcttatCTTACAGCTATTACTATTAGTAGTGAAACATACACATGTTGCCATGGCTAATTGGAGAAAGCTAATTAACATTTCCATTTACTATCAAGTTATAGTTCTTTAGAATGGACTCTGATTTTTACAGCTTGCATATGATCTGTGGTCTTGTATTTTACATTTTCCTAGGAATAGTATTAAAGTGATGGGCCTTGTCATAACTAGATACATAAATTGTTCTTAGGTTACTTCAGTGTTTTAATTCAGTTTGAGACAAATCCTAGAGACGGACCCATTTAAATCTATGGGAATGTTGTCATTAACATCAGTGTAACAGAATTTGgctgtttgattttaaaattaatgtatCAAGATTAAtaataccatttttttttaaattctattctGTGATGAGGAGGCCCTTCCTAATCCTATCCAAACATCCCCAAAGGGGGCTGACAGTGATTTTAGGAATATAGATCCTTTGGAGGAGGAGCACAGTTTGTAATAGTCTCTTTTACCTAGGCTCCTCTATTCCTAAACTCCCCTTCATCAGTGTTGTTGCTGCACT
Encoded here:
- the ST8SIA3 gene encoding alpha-N-acetylneuraminate alpha-2,8-sialyltransferase ST8SIA3, whose protein sequence is MRNCKMVRVASVLGLVMLSVALLILSLISYVSLKKDNIFTTPRYASSGVPRMYMFHAGFRSQFALKFLDPSFVPITNSLTHELQEKPSKWTFNRTAFLHQRQGILQHVDVIKNFSLTKNSVRIGQLMHYDYSSHKYVFSISNNFRSLLPDVSPVLNKHYNICAVVGNSGILTGSQCGQEIDKSDFVFRCNFAPTEAFQKDVGRKTNLTTFNPSILEKYYNNLLTIQDRNNFFLSLKKLDGAILWIPAFFFHTSATVTRTLVDFFVEHRGQLKVQLAWPGNIMQHVNRYWKNKHLSPKRLSTGILMYTLASAICEEIHLYGFWPFGFDPNTREDLPYHYYDKKGTKFTTKWQESHQLPAEFQLLYKMHGEGLTKLTLSHCA